Proteins from a single region of Microbacterium sp. zg-Y818:
- a CDS encoding LacI family DNA-binding transcriptional regulator, producing MATSMRDVAKLAGVSPRTVSNVVNDFEYVRDTTRERVLRAIEELNYKPNISARRLREGRTRILGFAVPELSQPYFAELSELVESAAHARGYTVIVTQTAGRKDNELRMLREFTSHLVDGLIFSPFTLTDEEFHAAAPSVPTVLIGEQISSPRHTGIAIDNVQATTDITRHLLEQGRRRIAVLGAYHSDLYRSARLRLQGYRDALDAAGVAFDPDLVLYTDRFGRQAGRDGVAAAVAQGVRFDALVCFTDMLAFGAVRAFADAGVRVPADVAIASIDDVQEAEFSVPSLTTVAPDKKAIADTAVEQVLSLVEEPTTSPGRFEIAYRLITRESSAGGE from the coding sequence ATGGCCACGAGCATGCGCGATGTCGCCAAGCTCGCCGGCGTCTCACCGCGCACCGTTTCCAACGTCGTCAACGACTTCGAGTACGTGCGGGACACCACGCGCGAGCGGGTGCTGCGAGCGATCGAGGAGCTCAACTACAAGCCCAACATCTCCGCGCGCCGGCTGCGCGAGGGGCGCACGCGCATCCTCGGATTCGCGGTGCCGGAGCTATCCCAGCCCTACTTCGCAGAGCTGTCCGAGCTGGTCGAATCCGCGGCTCACGCCCGCGGCTACACCGTGATCGTCACTCAGACGGCGGGCCGCAAGGACAACGAGCTGCGCATGCTGCGCGAGTTCACCTCCCATCTCGTAGACGGCCTCATCTTCAGCCCCTTCACCCTCACCGACGAGGAGTTCCACGCTGCGGCCCCGAGCGTTCCCACCGTGCTCATCGGCGAGCAGATCTCGAGCCCTCGCCACACCGGCATCGCCATCGACAACGTGCAGGCGACGACCGACATCACCCGGCATCTGCTCGAGCAGGGTCGGCGCCGCATCGCCGTGCTCGGCGCGTACCACTCCGACCTCTACCGCAGCGCACGTCTACGACTGCAGGGCTACCGCGACGCCCTCGACGCCGCCGGGGTCGCGTTCGACCCCGACCTCGTGCTGTACACCGACAGGTTCGGCCGGCAGGCGGGCCGCGACGGTGTCGCCGCAGCTGTGGCGCAGGGCGTGCGCTTCGACGCACTCGTGTGCTTCACCGACATGCTCGCGTTCGGCGCCGTGCGCGCCTTCGCCGACGCAGGCGTACGGGTGCCGGCCGACGTGGCGATCGCGTCGATCGACGACGTGCAGGAGGCGGAGTTCTCGGTGCCCTCTCTGACCACGGTCGCACCCGACAAGAAAGCCATCGCCGACACGGCCGTGGAGCAGGTGCTGTCACTCGTGGAGGAGCCGACCACCAGTCCCGGCCGCTTCGAGATCGCCTACCGTCTGATCACGAGGGAGAGCTCGGCTGGCGGGGAATGA
- a CDS encoding sugar ABC transporter permease, which produces MATIQAGRRAAPARPTRNGRVGLRYGIAFIGPFIALYIVFVLVPVVQAIVMSVHDWDLLGATREFIGLDNYVRMLWGVDMTWTMTHLFWWRLGILALAAALLVGPARRRRLTVWRAVGVLGLVAVAFALGFHPGETGFWFDPRFWTALQNTLLFTAVSTPLIAGLGLLMALALQGGRRGARWYQMAFFLPYILPVSVVTLIWTYFLSPNQGLLAALLEPLGIAPIAWLSSTDTAMIAIVATTVWWTVGFNLVLFAAGLQDVDASLYEAAALDGAGPWGKFVHVTLPGIRHVLLLVMVMQVIASFQVFGQVNIMTGGGPGSSTDVVIRHIYQTGFRDFELGYASAMSLVLFAIMLVVSVIQMKYLGKDESA; this is translated from the coding sequence ATGGCGACCATCCAGGCCGGCAGGCGGGCAGCGCCCGCGCGCCCGACTCGCAACGGCAGGGTCGGGCTGCGATACGGGATCGCCTTCATCGGACCGTTCATCGCGCTGTACATCGTCTTCGTGCTCGTCCCCGTCGTGCAGGCGATCGTCATGAGCGTGCACGACTGGGACCTGCTGGGGGCCACGCGCGAGTTCATCGGGCTGGATAACTACGTTCGGATGCTGTGGGGCGTCGACATGACGTGGACCATGACCCACCTGTTCTGGTGGCGGCTGGGCATCCTCGCCCTCGCCGCGGCGCTGCTGGTAGGGCCGGCGCGGCGGCGAAGACTGACCGTGTGGCGCGCCGTCGGCGTGCTCGGCCTCGTGGCCGTCGCCTTCGCGCTCGGATTCCACCCGGGCGAGACGGGCTTCTGGTTCGACCCGCGCTTCTGGACCGCGCTGCAGAACACGCTGCTGTTTACCGCCGTCTCCACACCGCTCATAGCGGGACTCGGGCTGCTGATGGCGCTGGCGCTGCAGGGCGGCCGTCGCGGCGCGCGCTGGTACCAGATGGCGTTCTTCTTGCCCTATATCCTGCCCGTCTCGGTCGTGACGCTGATCTGGACGTACTTCCTGTCGCCCAACCAGGGACTCCTGGCCGCGCTGCTCGAGCCACTGGGTATCGCGCCCATCGCGTGGCTGTCGAGTACCGACACCGCGATGATCGCGATCGTCGCCACCACGGTGTGGTGGACCGTCGGGTTCAACCTCGTGCTGTTCGCCGCCGGGCTGCAGGACGTCGACGCGTCCCTGTATGAGGCGGCCGCACTGGACGGGGCGGGTCCGTGGGGCAAGTTCGTCCACGTCACCCTCCCCGGCATCCGTCACGTACTGCTGCTGGTGATGGTGATGCAGGTCATCGCCTCGTTCCAGGTGTTCGGGCAGGTGAACATCATGACCGGGGGCGGGCCGGGAAGCTCCACCGACGTTGTGATCCGGCACATCTACCAGACCGGATTCCGGGACTTCGAGCTGGGCTACGCCTCGGCGATGTCGCTCGTGCTGTTCGCCATCATGCTCGTGGTCTCCGTGATCCAGATGAAGTACCTCGGCAAGGACGAAAGCGCATGA
- a CDS encoding carbohydrate ABC transporter permease — MTSVAPTRTVAVPAPTAPRRTRGSSGLRRASAASWYHIAMIVAALVWLLPMLWMTSLALSDNAALTRETQFLIPRDITLDNLLGVFSVGLTSRWFLNSAVVSIVTTVLTVLLCAMAGYAFARIDFRGKAIVYASVLAGLMIPKEAMFVPLFTMVADVQMHNTYAALILPRIAAPLGVFLMTQFFSKVPHEVEEAARIDGAGPWRTFFFIMLPLARPAMIALAIFTFVQTWNDYLWPLVSATRSEMFTITTGLASLQGNFAQATELGSLMARGLVGSLPLLIIFLLFQRHLIRGISMTSGGK; from the coding sequence ATGACCTCCGTCGCCCCCACCCGTACCGTGGCGGTCCCCGCCCCGACCGCGCCGCGTCGCACTCGAGGCTCCTCCGGGTTGCGCCGGGCGTCGGCGGCATCCTGGTACCACATCGCGATGATCGTGGCGGCTCTGGTGTGGCTTCTGCCGATGCTGTGGATGACGTCGCTTGCGCTGAGCGACAACGCGGCACTGACACGGGAGACCCAGTTCCTCATTCCGCGGGACATCACCCTCGACAACCTCCTCGGCGTCTTCTCGGTGGGGCTCACCTCGCGCTGGTTCCTCAACAGCGCCGTCGTGAGCATCGTGACCACGGTGCTCACGGTGCTGCTGTGCGCCATGGCCGGCTATGCCTTCGCGCGCATCGACTTCCGAGGCAAGGCGATCGTGTACGCCAGCGTGCTGGCGGGACTCATGATCCCGAAGGAGGCGATGTTCGTGCCGCTGTTCACGATGGTCGCCGACGTGCAGATGCACAACACGTACGCCGCGCTCATCCTCCCGCGCATCGCGGCGCCGCTGGGCGTGTTCCTGATGACCCAGTTCTTCTCCAAGGTGCCCCACGAGGTGGAGGAAGCAGCTCGCATCGACGGCGCGGGCCCGTGGCGCACGTTCTTCTTCATCATGCTGCCGCTGGCGCGGCCGGCGATGATCGCTCTGGCCATCTTCACCTTCGTGCAGACCTGGAACGACTACCTGTGGCCTCTGGTTTCGGCGACCCGCTCGGAGATGTTCACCATCACCACGGGCCTGGCCTCGCTGCAGGGTAATTTCGCCCAGGCCACGGAGCTCGGCAGCCTCATGGCCCGAGGCCTCGTGGGGTCTCTGCCGCTGCTGATCATTTTTCTGCTGTTCCAGCGCCACCTGATCCGAGGTATCTCCATGACCTCGGGCGGCAAATGA
- a CDS encoding extracellular solute-binding protein: MRKMKIAGATASLTAAAMLLTACGTGTGTGAAGGGGSAADDLADRIAAVTDDQLDGVTITMSRMFGDCEETTQDVTDPSQAASECEAIQILTNQFNAENEHGITVERLGGADWHSYYDAFNASVAGGDPADIANLHDYSMSDYAQRDQLLAFDPEQFGIDLSDSTAQAQSSVRYGDETYAVPFDSHAILAHVNTDILAAAGYMGEDGRPAMPTSADELLEMAAAVKEKTGSYLFSLGVANDDMAWRMFYSLVRQQGSDVVTDDGEAQIDTPEAAAALELMNELIDGGYIHTDADYAGSIDEWKSGKSAILVNGTWVVNEYAATAPFGYAVADFPALMGEPAVWASSHMWVLPRQREDDPVKYRAALEFASFLYDNTDVWSVATGHIAPRVSVIESDAYQAAPNREFYTSTALEDIRFVPQIDNWTAVKDLIHTQLEEVWFNDKDIAAALAEAQSRLEQQLN; this comes from the coding sequence ATGCGAAAGATGAAGATCGCCGGCGCGACCGCGTCGCTGACGGCAGCGGCGATGCTGCTGACGGCATGCGGCACCGGCACCGGCACCGGCGCAGCGGGCGGGGGCGGCAGCGCAGCCGACGACCTCGCCGACCGGATCGCGGCGGTCACCGACGACCAGCTCGACGGCGTCACGATCACGATGTCGCGCATGTTCGGCGACTGCGAGGAGACCACGCAGGACGTGACCGACCCTTCGCAGGCGGCCAGCGAGTGCGAGGCCATCCAGATCCTCACCAACCAGTTCAACGCCGAGAACGAGCACGGCATCACCGTCGAGCGGCTGGGAGGCGCCGACTGGCACTCCTACTACGACGCGTTCAACGCCTCGGTCGCCGGCGGGGATCCCGCCGACATCGCCAACCTGCACGACTACTCGATGTCGGACTATGCCCAGCGGGACCAGCTGCTGGCGTTCGACCCGGAGCAGTTCGGCATCGACCTGTCCGACAGCACCGCCCAGGCGCAGTCCTCCGTCCGCTACGGCGACGAGACCTATGCGGTCCCGTTCGACTCACACGCGATCCTCGCCCACGTGAACACCGACATTCTGGCGGCGGCGGGGTACATGGGCGAGGACGGGCGCCCGGCCATGCCGACCTCGGCCGACGAGCTGCTCGAGATGGCGGCCGCAGTGAAGGAGAAGACCGGCTCGTACCTGTTCTCCCTCGGCGTCGCCAACGACGACATGGCATGGCGCATGTTCTACTCCCTCGTGCGCCAGCAGGGATCGGACGTCGTCACCGACGACGGCGAGGCGCAGATCGACACGCCGGAGGCGGCTGCGGCACTTGAGCTCATGAACGAGCTCATCGACGGGGGCTACATCCACACCGACGCCGACTACGCCGGCTCGATCGACGAATGGAAGAGCGGCAAGTCCGCGATCCTCGTCAACGGCACGTGGGTGGTCAACGAGTACGCGGCCACGGCGCCGTTCGGCTACGCCGTCGCCGACTTCCCCGCGCTGATGGGCGAGCCGGCCGTGTGGGCGTCCTCGCACATGTGGGTGTTGCCGCGGCAGCGCGAGGACGACCCGGTGAAGTACCGCGCCGCCCTGGAGTTCGCGTCGTTCCTGTACGACAACACCGACGTGTGGTCGGTGGCCACCGGGCACATCGCCCCCCGCGTGTCGGTCATCGAGTCCGACGCCTACCAGGCCGCCCCCAACCGCGAGTTCTACACGTCCACCGCGCTCGAGGACATCCGCTTCGTGCCGCAGATCGACAACTGGACCGCAGTGAAGGACCTCATCCACACGCAGCTCGAAGAGGTCTGGTTCAACGACAAGGACATCGCCGCAGCCCTCGCCGAGGCCCAGAGCAGGCTCGAGCAGCAGCTGAACTGA
- a CDS encoding sugar-binding domain-containing protein: MPSQPRRRLLLDGTWTLHLPGGGTTDVAVPGAWTAQVPGAGDSHATVRYERRFDWTPTGEEDRRQILRFDAVNHHARVELNGTLIGEHEGAWLPFELDATSALCGGANLLRVTVSYPPRVGGADRPGFLERPLGKQSWYGTTAGIWQSVALEDRHEAHLRAVSVRADAVTASLDVSAAVTPAVRPGHEIHVVVLRDGVVAGSAQMHPSGDRHRATLRIDGAERWDLDAPVLYDVRVEVREAGAVLDAVDRATGFREFSAEDGVFRLNGREIYLRAVLDQDYHPGSQPVADDFAAWEELLRETRDLGFNMLRVHIKRPDPRYYDIADRLGMLVWTELPSWMTWTPSVAHEARGLLHDIIAEDGHHPSIVMWTIMNESWGVDLSEAPQRAWLRDMYEEFRAALPGHVLVDNSACAPNFHLRTQVDDYHLYRGIPESRREWDDKIAEFAGRPEWTFSPHGDAVRTGREPLMLSEFGNWGLPDVRDQYVDGVEPWWFALGGGWAFGAADATGLRERFAALGLDAVFGSWEELVLQLQRAQSVANRYQTTSIRLHPQIRGYVLTQLSDVQWEANGLFDMNRRPKRFTPDYRLVNGEHAVALRPAAYSTFVGGEVPVAVTVVPGPDALADDTRLRLLGGADGPRDLGAVDGSRQSLDVGVTLPSAPGQYEVAVELHVGDAVLARDSADVIVVAPPTARGVRCAADDEQTASWLQSLGADVVTEADADTLLVTRRFTASARRHAAAGGRVLLLAEDDDALGEAFDYLPSARLVGRAGDGDWVPRTEWLDRTGPFRAVPGDAVLGIAFEDLLGARVISGIPGPLRPAVVHSGIFSGWLRGAAASTVTIRWSEGAVTITTLRVREAAAVPVAAAVGRAMLHAAAEADASRSPQSCEGGDSAYEEET, encoded by the coding sequence ATGCCCTCGCAACCCCGTCGCCGCCTCCTTCTCGACGGCACGTGGACGCTGCATCTGCCCGGCGGCGGCACGACCGATGTCGCCGTACCCGGTGCCTGGACCGCCCAGGTCCCTGGCGCGGGGGACTCGCACGCCACCGTGCGCTATGAGCGACGCTTCGACTGGACCCCGACCGGCGAAGAAGACCGACGTCAGATTCTGCGGTTCGACGCGGTAAACCACCACGCGCGGGTGGAGCTGAACGGGACGCTGATCGGCGAGCACGAAGGGGCGTGGCTGCCCTTCGAGCTCGACGCCACCTCGGCGCTGTGCGGCGGCGCCAATCTGCTGCGGGTGACGGTCTCCTATCCGCCGCGCGTGGGCGGCGCCGACCGGCCCGGCTTCCTCGAGCGCCCGCTGGGCAAGCAGTCCTGGTACGGCACGACGGCGGGCATCTGGCAGTCCGTCGCTCTGGAAGACCGGCATGAGGCCCATCTGCGCGCCGTCAGTGTGCGCGCCGACGCCGTCACGGCATCGCTCGACGTCTCCGCGGCCGTCACCCCGGCGGTGCGGCCCGGACATGAGATCCATGTCGTCGTCCTGCGCGACGGCGTGGTGGCCGGCTCCGCGCAGATGCATCCCTCCGGCGACCGCCACCGGGCGACGCTGCGTATCGACGGCGCTGAGCGCTGGGACCTCGATGCGCCGGTGCTCTACGACGTGCGGGTCGAGGTGCGCGAAGCGGGTGCCGTGCTCGACGCCGTGGACCGGGCGACCGGCTTCCGCGAGTTCAGCGCCGAGGACGGCGTCTTCCGCCTCAACGGCCGCGAGATCTACCTGCGCGCGGTGCTCGATCAGGACTACCACCCGGGCTCCCAGCCCGTCGCCGACGACTTCGCGGCATGGGAGGAGCTGCTGCGCGAGACCCGCGACCTGGGCTTCAACATGCTGCGCGTGCACATCAAACGTCCCGATCCCCGGTACTACGACATCGCCGATCGTCTCGGGATGCTGGTGTGGACGGAGCTGCCCAGCTGGATGACCTGGACCCCCAGCGTCGCCCACGAGGCACGGGGCCTGCTGCACGACATCATCGCCGAGGACGGCCACCACCCGTCGATCGTCATGTGGACCATCATGAACGAGTCGTGGGGCGTCGACCTCTCCGAGGCGCCGCAGCGCGCGTGGCTGCGCGACATGTACGAGGAGTTCCGTGCGGCGCTGCCCGGGCACGTGCTCGTGGACAACTCGGCGTGCGCCCCCAACTTCCACCTGCGCACTCAGGTCGACGACTACCACCTGTACCGCGGCATCCCGGAATCCCGCCGCGAATGGGATGACAAGATCGCCGAGTTCGCGGGACGGCCGGAATGGACCTTCTCCCCGCACGGCGACGCCGTTCGCACCGGACGCGAGCCGCTCATGCTCTCGGAGTTCGGCAACTGGGGCCTGCCCGACGTGCGCGACCAGTACGTCGACGGCGTGGAGCCCTGGTGGTTCGCCCTGGGCGGTGGCTGGGCTTTCGGGGCGGCCGACGCCACCGGGCTGCGCGAGCGGTTCGCCGCGCTCGGTCTGGACGCCGTCTTCGGGTCGTGGGAGGAACTCGTCTTGCAGCTCCAGCGCGCCCAGTCGGTGGCCAACCGCTACCAGACCACCAGCATCCGCCTGCACCCGCAGATCCGCGGGTACGTGCTGACGCAGCTCTCGGACGTGCAGTGGGAGGCCAATGGGCTTTTCGACATGAACCGCCGCCCCAAGCGGTTCACCCCGGATTACCGCCTGGTCAACGGCGAGCATGCCGTCGCCCTGCGCCCTGCGGCGTACAGCACGTTCGTCGGCGGCGAGGTCCCGGTCGCCGTCACGGTGGTGCCCGGCCCCGACGCGCTCGCCGACGATACGCGGCTGCGCCTGCTCGGTGGCGCCGACGGACCCCGCGATCTCGGTGCCGTCGACGGCAGCCGGCAGTCGCTGGATGTCGGCGTCACTCTGCCGTCGGCGCCGGGCCAGTACGAGGTTGCCGTGGAGCTGCACGTCGGCGACGCCGTGCTCGCGCGCGACAGCGCCGACGTCATCGTCGTGGCACCGCCCACGGCCCGGGGCGTGCGCTGTGCGGCCGACGACGAGCAGACCGCTTCCTGGCTGCAGAGCCTCGGCGCCGATGTCGTGACCGAGGCGGATGCCGACACGCTCCTGGTCACCCGCAGGTTCACGGCATCCGCCCGGCGCCACGCCGCTGCGGGCGGCCGTGTGCTGCTGCTGGCCGAAGACGACGACGCCCTCGGCGAAGCGTTCGACTACCTCCCCTCGGCGCGCCTGGTGGGGCGGGCGGGCGACGGCGATTGGGTTCCCCGCACCGAGTGGCTCGACCGCACCGGACCGTTCCGTGCCGTGCCCGGGGATGCGGTGCTCGGCATCGCCTTCGAGGATCTGCTCGGCGCGCGCGTCATCAGCGGCATCCCGGGACCGCTGCGCCCGGCGGTCGTGCACTCGGGCATCTTCTCCGGGTGGCTGCGGGGCGCGGCGGCCAGCACGGTGACGATCCGGTGGAGCGAGGGAGCGGTCACCATCACCACGCTGCGCGTGCGGGAGGCCGCGGCGGTCCCCGTTGCGGCGGCGGTCGGGCGTGCGATGCTCCACGCGGCCGCCGAAGCGGACGCGTCCCGGAGCCCGCAATCGTGCGAGGGTGGAGACAGCGCCTACGAGGAAGAGACGTGA
- a CDS encoding glycerol-3-phosphate dehydrogenase/oxidase, giving the protein MHNADGNTGFAALAARPHADVLILGGGINGLATFRDLAMQGVDVALVDRSDYVSGASAASSHMIHGGVRYLENGEFRLVHEAVTERNALLRTAPHYVRPLQTTIPIFSTFSGLLSAPLRFLRHGSGATRERGAALIKIGLVIYDSFSRSGGRVPRHAFRGRKRALHELPDLNPAVKYTATYWDASVHDPERLAIDVLRDALAAGAGQARAANYTAAVGVSEGGILLRDAMSGDETVFRASVIVNATGPWADLTNAGLGDPVRRMGGTKGSHIVVDNPQLLAATGGRELFFENEDGRIVLIYPLRGRVLIGTTDLEHDMREPAVCTEAEVDYFIDLVRQVLPGINVDRNEIVYRFSGVRPLPRHDDVAPGFVSRDYRIDETQVAGLPAVVLTLVGGKWTTFRASAERLADTVLGHLGAPRRRSTKGTAIGGGRGFPTTQRARAQWVKANAGDLPVERVDQLLTRYGTIAAEVIAAVTADPDDKPLASAAGYSSGELRHLAATEHVRHLDDLFMRRTDLAFTGAVTAEVAREAAGAIATVLGWNRTRVGQEIDRALQAVHAADPAGASDPPHPARAEPFADSREAR; this is encoded by the coding sequence ATGCACAACGCAGACGGAAACACCGGATTCGCCGCCCTCGCCGCGCGACCTCACGCGGACGTGCTGATCCTGGGCGGCGGCATCAACGGACTTGCCACCTTCCGCGACCTGGCCATGCAGGGGGTCGACGTCGCGTTGGTGGACCGGTCGGACTACGTCAGCGGCGCCTCCGCAGCGTCGTCGCACATGATCCACGGCGGGGTGCGCTACCTCGAGAACGGCGAATTCCGCCTCGTGCACGAGGCCGTCACCGAACGCAACGCGCTCCTGCGGACCGCGCCGCACTACGTGAGACCCCTCCAGACGACCATCCCGATCTTCTCCACCTTCTCGGGGCTGCTCTCGGCGCCCTTGCGGTTCCTCCGGCACGGCTCGGGCGCCACGCGTGAGCGCGGGGCCGCGCTGATCAAGATCGGTCTGGTCATCTACGACTCGTTCTCGCGCAGCGGCGGGCGGGTCCCGCGCCACGCCTTCCGCGGGCGCAAGCGCGCCCTGCACGAGCTCCCCGATCTGAATCCGGCCGTAAAGTACACCGCGACCTACTGGGATGCCTCGGTCCACGACCCCGAGCGGCTGGCCATCGACGTGCTGCGGGATGCGCTCGCGGCCGGCGCGGGGCAGGCCCGGGCGGCGAACTACACCGCCGCGGTCGGGGTGAGCGAAGGCGGCATTCTGCTGCGCGACGCGATGAGCGGCGATGAGACCGTGTTCCGAGCCTCCGTCATCGTCAACGCGACCGGCCCCTGGGCCGACCTGACCAATGCCGGCCTGGGCGACCCGGTCCGGCGCATGGGCGGCACGAAGGGGTCGCACATCGTCGTGGACAACCCCCAGTTGCTGGCGGCGACCGGAGGCAGAGAGCTGTTCTTCGAGAACGAAGACGGCCGGATCGTGCTGATCTACCCGCTGCGCGGTCGCGTGCTCATCGGCACCACCGACCTCGAGCACGACATGCGCGAGCCCGCGGTGTGCACCGAGGCCGAGGTCGACTACTTCATCGACCTGGTGCGGCAGGTGCTTCCCGGGATCAACGTCGATCGCAACGAGATCGTCTACCGCTTCTCCGGCGTGCGGCCGCTGCCTCGTCACGACGACGTCGCCCCCGGGTTCGTGTCGCGGGATTACCGCATCGACGAGACGCAGGTGGCGGGACTTCCCGCGGTCGTGCTGACCCTCGTGGGCGGCAAGTGGACCACCTTCCGGGCTTCGGCCGAGCGGCTCGCCGACACTGTGCTCGGCCACCTCGGTGCGCCCCGGCGTCGCTCGACGAAGGGCACCGCGATCGGGGGCGGACGCGGCTTCCCGACGACGCAGCGTGCCCGCGCGCAGTGGGTGAAGGCCAACGCCGGCGACCTGCCGGTGGAGAGGGTCGACCAGCTGCTCACTCGCTACGGCACGATCGCCGCCGAGGTCATCGCCGCCGTCACCGCCGATCCCGACGACAAGCCGCTCGCGAGCGCCGCCGGCTACAGCTCAGGGGAGCTGCGCCACCTCGCCGCGACCGAGCACGTGCGTCACCTCGATGACCTCTTCATGCGCCGCACGGACCTGGCCTTCACCGGCGCGGTCACCGCGGAAGTGGCACGCGAGGCGGCCGGCGCCATCGCCACGGTGCTCGGGTGGAACCGCACCCGCGTCGGGCAGGAGATCGATCGGGCGCTGCAGGCCGTGCACGCCGCCGACCCCGCCGGGGCGTCCGACCCGCCGCACCCGGCGCGTGCGGAACCCTTCGCCGACAGTCGGGAGGCGCGATGA
- the glpK gene encoding glycerol kinase GlpK: MTDHVIAIDQGTTSTRAIVFDDAGAIVTTAQREHAQIFPRAGWVEHDPMEIWTNTEWVLSSAMSRAGVGAGDVAAIGITNQRETAVLWDRRTGRPVHNALVWQDTRTQRRIDQLAAESDAGSQRFAEQTGLPLATYFSASKIAWILDNVPGVRAAAEAGDVLFGTPDSWVIWNLTGGSRGGIHVTDVTNASRTLLMDLRTLEWSDEMLEVWGIPRAILPEIRSSSEVVGEVTVPGVARGIRIAGILGDQQAATFGQAAFDAGESKNTYGTGNFLLVNTGDELVRSQHGLITTVAYRREGEAARYALEGSIAVTGSLVQWLRDNLGIIQSSGEVETLAATVENNGGAYFVPAFSGLFAPYWRPDARGALVGMTRYVNRAHIARAALESTAFQTRDIVEAVAADSGTTLDELRVDGGMTRNDLLMQFQADILGIPVVRPRVIETTALGAAYAAGLATGVWSGHDELRAYWQEEARFEPRMDEDERERRHRMWRKAVTKSFDWVDEDARILMGTDE; the protein is encoded by the coding sequence ATGACCGACCACGTGATCGCGATCGACCAGGGCACGACGTCCACCCGCGCCATCGTCTTCGACGACGCGGGCGCCATCGTCACCACCGCTCAGCGCGAGCACGCGCAGATCTTCCCGCGCGCGGGGTGGGTCGAGCACGACCCGATGGAGATCTGGACCAACACCGAGTGGGTGCTGTCGTCGGCGATGTCGCGCGCCGGGGTGGGCGCGGGCGACGTCGCCGCCATCGGCATCACCAACCAGCGTGAGACCGCCGTGCTCTGGGACCGGCGCACCGGCCGGCCGGTGCACAATGCCCTCGTCTGGCAGGACACCCGCACGCAGCGGCGCATCGATCAGCTGGCGGCCGAATCCGACGCCGGCAGCCAGCGGTTCGCCGAGCAGACCGGGCTGCCGCTGGCGACGTACTTCTCGGCATCCAAGATCGCCTGGATCCTCGACAACGTCCCGGGAGTGCGGGCGGCGGCGGAAGCCGGCGACGTGCTCTTCGGCACCCCCGACAGCTGGGTGATCTGGAACCTCACCGGCGGCAGCCGCGGCGGCATCCACGTCACCGACGTCACCAACGCCTCCCGCACCCTGCTAATGGATCTGCGGACCCTGGAATGGTCCGACGAGATGCTCGAGGTCTGGGGGATTCCGCGGGCCATCCTGCCCGAGATCCGCTCGTCGTCCGAGGTGGTCGGCGAGGTCACGGTGCCCGGCGTCGCGCGCGGCATCCGCATCGCCGGCATCCTGGGCGACCAGCAGGCGGCCACCTTCGGCCAGGCGGCGTTCGACGCGGGGGAGTCGAAGAACACCTACGGCACCGGCAACTTCCTGCTCGTGAACACCGGGGACGAACTCGTGCGGTCGCAACACGGCCTCATCACGACCGTCGCGTACCGCCGAGAGGGCGAGGCGGCCCGGTACGCGCTGGAGGGGTCGATCGCCGTCACCGGCTCGCTTGTGCAGTGGCTGCGCGACAATCTCGGGATCATCCAGAGCTCCGGTGAGGTCGAGACCCTCGCGGCGACGGTGGAGAACAACGGCGGCGCCTACTTCGTGCCCGCCTTCTCGGGACTGTTCGCACCCTATTGGCGGCCCGACGCTCGCGGGGCACTCGTGGGCATGACGCGCTACGTCAACCGCGCGCACATCGCGCGGGCGGCCCTGGAGTCGACCGCGTTCCAGACGCGGGACATCGTCGAGGCCGTCGCCGCCGACTCCGGCACGACCCTCGACGAGCTGCGGGTGGACGGCGGCATGACCCGCAACGACCTGCTGATGCAGTTCCAGGCCGACATCCTGGGCATCCCGGTCGTGCGGCCGCGGGTGATCGAGACCACCGCGCTCGGCGCCGCCTACGCGGCAGGGCTCGCCACCGGGGTCTGGTCTGGGCACGACGAACTGCGCGCGTACTGGCAGGAAGAGGCGCGCTTCGAGCCGCGCATGGACGAGGACGAGCGCGAGCGTCGGCACCGGATGTGGCGCAAGGCTGTGACCAAGTCCTTCGACTGGGTCGACGAAGATGCCCGCATCCTCATGGGCACCGACGAGTAG